Within Nitrospirota bacterium, the genomic segment CCACGCTGCGGGAGAAGTGGCCAGTCTGATGGCCGTTCAGACGGTCCGCGACGCCTTCCTGGAGGCCGCCTCCGATCGTACCCTGCCGTCGGGGCGGGAGTATGACCCCAGCCGGCGCCTGGTCTGGGCCATCGAACAAGCCAACCAACGCATTTACACCGCCGGGGTTGAAAACCAAGCCCTCGCCGGGATGGGAACGACGGTGGCGGCGGTGTGGGTGGAGAATGATGCCGCCTACGTCGCACACGTGGGTGACAGCCGGGTCTATCGCCTGCACGGCCCCGCGTTCGATCAAGTGACGGCGGACCACTCTTTGGTCAATGATTACCTCAGCCGGGGCATCATGACCCCGGACGAGGCCGCAGCCCACCCGATGAAACACGTGTTGGTCCGCGCGCTCGGCACCGCACCCACGGTCTCGGTCGATGTCCGCCGCATTCCGCTCGAAGCCGGCGATCTCTTCCTGCTCTGCTCGGATGGGTTGTCCAACGTGGTCCCGGTCGAAGAACTC encodes:
- a CDS encoding Stp1/IreP family PP2C-type Ser/Thr phosphatase, with protein sequence MKIRSAGSTHVGRVRNSNEDHFGAFDDLALYVVADGMGGHAAGEVASLMAVQTVRDAFLEAASDRTLPSGREYDPSRRLVWAIEQANQRIYTAGVENQALAGMGTTVAAVWVENDAAYVAHVGDSRVYRLHGPAFDQVTADHSLVNDYLSRGIMTPDEAAAHPMKHVLVRALGTAPTVSVDVRRIPLEAGDLFLLCSDGLSNVVPVEELAAILSKPDSAHLSAQCQALIDAANRHGGLDNITAVLVLADDGP